One window of Desulfovibrio sp. Fe33 genomic DNA carries:
- a CDS encoding efflux RND transporter periplasmic adaptor subunit, whose amino-acid sequence MKIVPSTMYFPSAPGRASALPLFLLCLLVLAGLAGCKDSTPEARATRAPVEVGVMTLHAQSVTLTTELPGRTTTSLVADVRPQVDGIIRERLFREGGEVKAGDVLYRIEPSSYRAAYDSALAALKKAQASLPSSENKAKRYSELIKDKAISTQDYEDAKAIYEADLAAVAAAKAEVERARINLGYTEIKAPISGRIEKSNLTPGALVTANQSVPLTTIRKLDPINVDMTQSSTSLLNLRQAIAAGRIHTSGTTMSVKLKLDNGTVYSHPGTLEFSETKVDEGTGTFTVRAEFPNPDRLLLPGMYVRAIIEDGRIDNCYLVPQRAVARNTKGEPIALFVNKEGKVEQRVLAVRRNVGNSWLVESGIADGDKIVVQGTQFIRPGQAVNTKEMTVVDATGEVRAVQAEGTAEAASAGGEG is encoded by the coding sequence TTGAAAATCGTCCCGTCCACGATGTATTTCCCTTCCGCTCCGGGCCGCGCGTCCGCCCTTCCCTTATTCCTGCTCTGCCTGCTTGTTCTGGCCGGATTGGCGGGTTGCAAGGACTCCACCCCCGAAGCCCGGGCCACCAGGGCGCCGGTCGAGGTCGGCGTGATGACGCTGCACGCGCAGTCCGTGACCCTGACCACGGAGCTGCCGGGCCGGACCACGACCTCGCTTGTGGCCGACGTCCGTCCCCAGGTGGACGGCATCATCCGCGAGCGTCTCTTCCGCGAAGGCGGCGAAGTCAAGGCGGGCGACGTGCTCTACCGCATCGAGCCTTCAAGCTACCGGGCCGCCTACGACAGCGCCCTGGCCGCGCTGAAAAAGGCCCAGGCCTCCCTGCCCAGCTCCGAGAACAAGGCCAAGCGGTATTCCGAACTCATAAAGGACAAGGCCATCAGCACGCAAGACTACGAGGACGCCAAGGCCATCTACGAGGCCGATCTGGCCGCGGTGGCCGCCGCCAAGGCCGAAGTGGAACGCGCGCGCATCAATCTCGGGTACACCGAAATAAAGGCCCCCATCAGCGGACGCATCGAAAAGTCCAACCTCACGCCCGGCGCGCTGGTGACGGCCAACCAGAGCGTTCCGCTGACCACCATCCGGAAGCTTGATCCCATCAACGTGGACATGACGCAATCGAGCACCAGCCTGCTCAACCTGCGGCAGGCCATCGCCGCCGGGCGCATCCACACGTCCGGCACGACCATGTCCGTGAAACTGAAACTCGACAACGGGACCGTCTACTCCCACCCCGGCACCCTGGAATTTTCCGAGACAAAGGTGGACGAGGGCACCGGCACCTTCACCGTGCGCGCCGAGTTCCCCAACCCCGACCGCCTGCTCCTGCCGGGCATGTATGTCCGCGCCATCATCGAGGACGGCCGGATCGACAACTGCTACCTGGTTCCCCAGCGGGCCGTCGCCCGGAACACCAAGGGCGAACCCATTGCCCTGTTCGTGAACAAGGAAGGCAAGGTCGAACAAAGGGTCCTCGCCGTGCGCCGCAACGTGGGCAACTCCTGGCTCGTGGAGTCCGGCATCGCCGACGGCGACAAGATCGTGGTCCAGGGGACGCAATTCATCCGCCCCGGACAGGCCGTGAACACCAAGGAAATGACCGTGGTGGACGCCACGGGCGAGGTTCGGGCCGTGCAGGCCGAAGGGACCGCCGAGGCGGCCTCGGCGGGCGGAGAGGGCTAG
- a CDS encoding TetR/AcrR family transcriptional regulator: protein MGADAKIRRGRPKAMSDDERRKRIVQTAEKLFVRKGFAGTRTLEIAARCKISKQTMYRLFPTKLDLFAAVVEAHRMKMVDFSDRYDDLPLDQALARMFMIDLDQESYELRAAFLRTINIESVQHPQIRDLLRRQGGRRTRMELKAWLDRQCEKGRLDVESTDSAAHMLMDTLVGAVFFDALGGFGWANREERAAHFRRCIDIFLKGALPGGDRS from the coding sequence ATGGGAGCGGACGCGAAGATTCGGCGTGGACGGCCCAAGGCCATGTCCGACGACGAACGCCGCAAGCGGATCGTCCAGACGGCGGAAAAGCTGTTCGTGCGCAAGGGGTTCGCAGGAACCCGCACTCTTGAAATCGCGGCCCGATGCAAGATTTCCAAACAGACTATGTACCGCCTTTTCCCCACCAAGCTCGATTTGTTCGCCGCCGTGGTCGAGGCCCATCGCATGAAAATGGTGGATTTCAGCGACCGCTACGACGACCTGCCGCTGGATCAGGCGCTGGCGCGCATGTTCATGATCGATCTCGACCAGGAATCCTACGAGCTTCGCGCGGCGTTTTTGCGCACCATCAACATCGAGTCCGTGCAGCACCCGCAGATTCGCGACCTTTTGCGCCGCCAGGGCGGCCGCCGGACCCGCATGGAGCTGAAGGCCTGGCTGGACCGCCAGTGCGAGAAGGGGCGTCTGGACGTCGAGAGCACCGACAGCGCCGCGCACATGCTCATGGATACGCTTGTCGGCGCGGTCTTTTTCGACGCTTTGGGCGGCTTCGGATGGGCTAACCGGGAAGAGCGCGCCGCGCATTTTCGGCGGTGTATCGACATTTTCCTGAAAGGAGCGCTGCCCGGCGGGGACAGGTCCTGA
- a CDS encoding helicase HerA-like domain-containing protein has translation MSEHLPQLEVARSGDLALGILPHMANRHGLIAGATGTGKTVSLRVLAEHFSDIGVPVFMADVKGDIGTMAQPGGDHAKVRERVESLSLTDFAYQAYPVAFWDVFGAKGHPLRTTVSEMGPLLLARLLDLNDTQSGVLSMAFRIADDEGLLLLDLNDLRAMLVYLAENAKRFRAEYGNISAASVGAIQRGLLALEEQGADEFFGEPALNLDDLMQTQDGKGVINILAADRLLRSPRVYSTMLLWLLSELFESLPEVGDPEKPRLVFFFDEAHLLFDRAPRALVDKIEMVVRLIRSKGVGVYFVTQMPTDLPPDVLGQLGNRVQHALRAYTPRDREAVRTAAQTFRENPDLDVEAAITDLGVGEALVSFLERKGAPGMVQRALILPPRSRLGVLEPSEMERIVRGSVLYGHYEQEIDPESAYEILTARRKEMEEQRQAHLQQQEREKEERRAAKASRAGSNRQGLVEAFAKSAIRSIGSAFGRRIVRGVLGGLLK, from the coding sequence ATGAGCGAACATCTTCCCCAGCTTGAGGTGGCCCGCAGCGGCGATCTCGCCCTCGGCATCCTGCCCCATATGGCCAACCGTCACGGGCTTATCGCCGGGGCCACCGGGACCGGCAAGACCGTCAGCCTGCGGGTTCTGGCGGAACATTTCAGCGACATCGGCGTGCCGGTCTTCATGGCCGACGTGAAGGGCGACATCGGGACCATGGCCCAGCCCGGCGGCGACCATGCAAAGGTGCGCGAGCGGGTTGAGTCGTTGAGCCTGACGGATTTCGCCTATCAGGCCTACCCCGTGGCTTTCTGGGACGTTTTCGGGGCCAAGGGCCATCCCCTGCGCACCACGGTTTCGGAGATGGGGCCGCTGCTCCTGGCCCGGCTGCTGGATTTGAACGACACCCAGAGCGGCGTCCTGTCCATGGCCTTCCGCATCGCCGACGACGAGGGGCTTCTTCTCCTCGACTTGAACGACCTACGCGCCATGCTCGTCTATTTGGCCGAGAACGCCAAACGGTTCCGGGCCGAATACGGGAATATCTCGGCGGCCTCGGTGGGCGCGATCCAGCGGGGGCTGCTCGCCCTGGAAGAGCAGGGCGCGGACGAATTTTTCGGCGAACCGGCCTTGAACCTGGACGACCTGATGCAGACCCAGGACGGCAAGGGCGTAATCAACATCCTGGCCGCGGACCGGCTGCTGCGCTCGCCGCGCGTCTATTCAACCATGCTGTTGTGGCTCCTGTCGGAACTCTTCGAGTCCCTGCCCGAGGTGGGCGACCCGGAAAAGCCCCGGTTGGTTTTCTTTTTCGACGAGGCGCACCTGCTCTTCGACCGCGCGCCCCGCGCGCTGGTGGACAAGATCGAAATGGTCGTCCGGCTCATCCGCTCCAAGGGCGTGGGTGTGTACTTCGTGACCCAGATGCCCACGGACCTGCCGCCGGACGTGCTCGGCCAGCTCGGCAACCGGGTGCAGCACGCCTTGCGGGCCTACACCCCGCGCGACAGGGAAGCCGTGCGCACGGCGGCGCAGACCTTCCGCGAGAATCCTGACTTGGATGTGGAAGCGGCCATCACCGATCTCGGCGTGGGCGAGGCCTTGGTCTCGTTCCTTGAGCGCAAGGGCGCGCCGGGCATGGTGCAAAGGGCGCTGATACTGCCGCCGCGCAGCCGCCTGGGCGTGCTGGAGCCGTCGGAAATGGAGCGGATCGTCCGGGGATCGGTCCTGTACGGCCACTACGAACAGGAGATCGACCCGGAATCGGCCTATGAAATTCTCACGGCCCGCCGAAAGGAGATGGAGGAGCAGCGTCAGGCGCATCTCCAACAACAGGAGCGGGAAAAGGAAGAGCGCCGTGCCGCCAAGGCGAGTCGGGCAGGCTCAAATCGCCAGGGGCTGGTCGAAGCCTTCGCCAAATCCGCCATTCGTTCCATCGGCTCCGCCTTCGGCAGGCGCATCGTGCGCGGCGTATTGGGCGGCCTGTTGAAATAA
- a CDS encoding NirD/YgiW/YdeI family stress tolerance protein encodes MKRFTLALMLVFTVCVATAFAAKSFAGATEAHDMRAHTVAEAKASSVDTGVVLHGRIVKVINDNSVLFSDNTGELVVHMQNAQANKDVITNADVDVNGKIVNDLMYTEVKADSVTMHN; translated from the coding sequence ATGAAGCGTTTTACCCTGGCTCTGATGCTCGTATTTACCGTTTGTGTCGCTACCGCTTTTGCCGCCAAGTCTTTCGCCGGCGCCACCGAAGCCCATGACATGAGGGCGCACACCGTGGCCGAGGCCAAGGCTTCCAGCGTGGATACCGGCGTTGTGCTGCACGGCCGTATCGTCAAGGTCATCAACGACAACAGCGTGCTGTTCTCCGACAACACCGGCGAGTTGGTGGTCCACATGCAGAACGCCCAGGCCAACAAGGACGTCATCACCAACGCCGATGTCGACGTCAACGGCAAGATCGTCAACGATCTCATGTACACCGAAGTCAAGGCCGACTCCGTGACCATGCACAACTAG
- a CDS encoding ADP-ribosylglycohydrolase family protein produces the protein MRDRAAGAVMGAFIGDALGLGPHWYYDLDEMRRDYGEWIDGYTDPLPGRYHEGLKAGQLSQSGFIHKLTIRSLVERGEYDEEDFCRRMDEELFPLLNGEPAHGPGGYTSQSIREAWRRRVEQGLPWGRTGGNADTTEAIERVLSIGVRYALDPVRMAAAVSGNTALTQADDAVISMTVAYCAVLSMLVKGHRLDPILPAKLMRQVKDGVLPFHAVTREGLKAPRPGDPDPPRAGRFASPDALLSPGYMALAAADPGVSIEPAWKVSLVYGMPCAIYHMLPASYYLAARFHDDFESAVLNALNGGGQNMARSTLTGALVGAQVGLSGIPQRFLDGLEEREILLDLAQELAVQAVEASES, from the coding sequence ATGCGCGATCGGGCCGCGGGAGCGGTCATGGGCGCTTTCATCGGCGATGCCCTGGGCCTCGGCCCTCATTGGTATTATGACTTGGACGAAATGCGCCGCGACTATGGCGAATGGATCGACGGCTACACCGATCCCCTCCCCGGCCGATATCATGAGGGGCTGAAGGCGGGTCAGCTTTCCCAATCGGGATTCATCCATAAATTGACGATTCGCTCCCTGGTGGAACGTGGGGAATACGACGAGGAAGACTTCTGCCGCCGGATGGATGAGGAACTTTTTCCCCTGCTCAACGGCGAACCCGCCCATGGGCCGGGAGGGTACACCAGCCAATCCATTCGCGAAGCCTGGCGGAGACGCGTGGAACAGGGGTTGCCGTGGGGCCGGACCGGCGGAAACGCCGACACCACGGAGGCCATCGAACGGGTCCTGTCCATCGGTGTGCGCTACGCCCTGGACCCAGTGCGCATGGCCGCCGCCGTAAGCGGAAACACAGCCCTGACACAAGCCGACGACGCGGTCATTTCCATGACCGTCGCCTATTGCGCGGTACTGTCCATGCTCGTGAAGGGGCATCGGCTCGATCCGATCCTGCCCGCCAAACTCATGCGGCAGGTCAAAGACGGCGTGCTGCCGTTCCATGCCGTCACCCGCGAGGGGCTCAAGGCTCCCCGGCCCGGAGACCCGGACCCGCCGCGCGCCGGTCGTTTCGCGTCCCCGGACGCCCTGCTGTCCCCCGGCTACATGGCACTTGCCGCCGCGGACCCGGGGGTAAGCATCGAACCGGCCTGGAAAGTATCCCTGGTGTACGGGATGCCCTGCGCCATCTACCACATGCTTCCGGCATCCTATTACCTGGCCGCCCGATTCCACGACGACTTCGAATCGGCGGTGCTCAACGCCCTCAACGGCGGCGGGCAGAACATGGCCCGGTCCACCCTGACCGGCGCGTTGGTCGGTGCCCAGGTGGGACTGTCCGGCATTCCGCAACGTTTCCTGGACGGACTGGAGGAGCGGGAAATCCTGCTGGACCTGGCTCAGGAGCTGGCCGTCCAGGCCGTCGAAGCGAGCGAGTCCTGA